In Telopea speciosissima isolate NSW1024214 ecotype Mountain lineage chromosome 10, Tspe_v1, whole genome shotgun sequence, the DNA window TATTACTAtaagataattttttattaaaatatctAAGAAAACTATTAGGTGGCAGGTATGGATGATGAAACCTTCAAATTATTATTAGAGAAGATTGTCATACTCTTAATCCCTATCCATATGATTAAATTAAGATTCTGACGTTAATTATGTTTGTAAAAAATGGAAACAGAATTTTGTGAGTAAAAACTACTCTTATGGTTTAAAATCACAAAATATGTCAGCATTAATTCATGACTAATGAGCTCTTAATTTTATATTGTtagattgttcttcttcactataATATTAATTGCATGTGGCAACGGCATGGGACAAGCAAATAGAAACACAATCTAGCAAGAATGCTCTCTTAGGAACCTTCCAAAACAAACAGTTACTTCAACTTCTTTTCCTTCAATTCTTCTGTAAGTCCTAATCCATTAACGAAGTTgatggcctctctctctctctctctctctctctctctctctctcaatatatatatataataaagcTTTGGTGTAACTTATCTTAAAAAATCTTTAAGATAAAGTTATATATCAGAGTGATGCGTCAAGAACTAGAGTGGTCGACCTCCTCGGGTCGGTCCTGCACAGAAAGCAGTTAGCACGAGTGATCAGGCTGACCTGTCAGAAGACAtttcgatgcctaagtcagtgcTCTTAGCAACAGATAACATAGAATGAATTCAGATGCTCCAATCATGTAGGTTACCCAAGTATTTATAGACTccgtagagagagagagtcctgGCGGTGGAGTGTCCTAGTGGATGAGGAGTCTTCTGCGTAATCTCAAACTACATGGAGCCATGATTGGAACAAGGACCCTGAATGCCGCGTTGGCATGGGCAAAGTTAAAGGACGATAGTTTAGGAGACGTTAATTATAAGCGCCTTTCTTGGGATACACGGGGGTGGTTTTTCTGAGTCAGCCCTTCGTGTGGTCTGCTCGGATAATCCATGCCGTTCTCATTTGTATCGAGCATGCATACTCGGGTCGTCCTTGTTATTAGCGTAGATGGATTCTCTTGATCAATCATGCATCGACTCATTCTTGTATTATCATCAACTGGCCGACTCATAAGGATCGGTTCGTCTTTGCCTGTACCACAAACTCACTTATATTAACACGACTCTGATCTTTGGTGGGTTCGGTACTCAGGATTTGCTCAGAGTGCCACATCTTAACCTCTGATTGGTCTGTTGATAAATGACTCATTCGATCATTCAGAGCCATGCATGCATCTGTAAACTAACTAACCCTTACGTATTGCTGCATTATGTTCAACATTAGTACTAAAAGTATATATAGAGAATCATGTTGaaatttctattaaaaaaaaaaaaaagaatcatgcTGAAATGATGCTGCAAGAGGATAGGGGAGggacatggtttgaggaatcggtatttAGATTGGTCAATTCCTATCAGTATGAGGAGAGGCCGATAACAATTTAGATATTCTGGATTTCTTTAAACAATGGGGTTTAGAAACATtggtaaagctgtttgtaaccaaccTGGTTACAATAGATTTTGTAACCTCTATTTTCTAATCCTTCCCCTCCTCTACTGAACAATTTGAAATAGGGATTAGTTAAGTAATTTCACTTTTGATTTATAAGACTTATCTTAGATAAATTGTTCAACTTGAGCCAAAGCCGCAAAAAACATGGATGGCTTCATTTAAAGCCAAAACCCCATATCTTCTTCCGCCCTTtgcaacctgcaactcaatGAAGTTCCAAGAATAAAACTGAAGGATTCCAAGAACCCAAAGAACAATGAAAAGAGCAAAAGACTTCCTTTACAAGCAGCAAATGCAAACCTTGACAATGAGTTCAAAAAGCTTGTTGAGAGGGGCTTCAACATTTATGGCCGGCATTGTTGCTGAAGCCACGCTATGGTAGCCTCTAAAAGCGGACAATTCGTGAATCATCACTTCTTCCAAAATTTGTAGTGAAAGATGAGAGAAATTGAACATGGCTAGGTTCTGTTTGTGGTTTGAATCTATACAATAACAACCGGTTCTTGAATAATCAATGATCTGAAATACTTAGAAAAAAAGAGGGTTCCAGTTTTTTAAAAGAACCATGTATGATGGGCTTGAAGAATTGGGCATTCTTGGCTCTGATTTTGGTTATCAccatttcacaaaaaaaaaagacctgtTATTAGAGTTGCAGCTCGTTAGCATTCTATTCGTTCTGTTCTTTGCAGGGGAATTGGAAAGCCAACTGTCTATGTCTTGTCGTCAGAGAAAGCATTGAACTTGCAGTGGAATTGGAAGGCCACAACCTTCCTTGGTAATGAAAGCCTAATGGATTCCGGGACATTTGGCAATTCCCAAGCAGCTCAATCAatataaaactagggtttccaattttgatttctttgattATAATGATGATAACTCACCAATCCATGGACAGTGTCATAGCTAGCGCCTCTGGGATTAATCAGATTCAACCTTGATTGTTTCATTTGAAGAATAGGTCATAGATTGGAATCAAATTAAGATGCAATGGCATCATCTGGAAAATTTGAAACAAAATAAAGGGtaattatgaaattgaaatttgtCTCCATCTTGGGCTTAAGCCTTCATGACATGTCGGCTCAGACTAATAGTAGATTTTTGAGGGAAGAAACCAATTTAATGTGAAATTACCTTTTTTACTCTTCCATTCAAGTGAATAGAAGATATGTTAAGGGGTATCTGAAGTCTGGTTACAAATTCTGTTTGTAACCCTTGGTTTGGTTACGAACAGACGTACCCCACAAGAAACAAATCCATAACTTTCCCTCTTCTGAATccttagaaaaaggaaaaggttgtacaaaaaaaaaaaaaaaaaaaaaccagagagggagagaatagTTTCAGAACCTCTTCTTGTCATCACCTCATATAAGGGTGGATTTCATTACCATACTTTGTATTTACTTTACATACATACATCTCTACAATCTCCAACTTTCTTTTCTGTCACCCCCCATATATGACTATATGAGGGTGGGTGGGTGATTCATACATACATAAATACATACACCTCTACAGTATCAAAGTTTCTTCCTCAGCTACGATCCGTAAGTAAAAAGCCTCCCAGTGCTCCCACAAAGGAGAGATggctaaaaagaaaaaaaagagatgccAGATTTTGAACTCAAGGCTGCTGCACAGTTCCACAGTTTCCGCCCTCTTAGACAAGCTTCAAAATACCCACTTCAAGAAGTAGTAGTATTAGTGATGGTGGCAGTACACTACGCTTTGCTTTCTTCTACTGTCTCAATTCAGATAAGCCATCATCGAGTAGCTTCTCCTCTGCTTGTGATCCATGGATGCCCTGAAATTTTAAATCAGAAGGACATAACTCAGtaattgaaactgaaaaataataataaaaaacaaaaaaccatgtAAAACGACCCAATCGCTCACAACCAACCGAGGAAACGATCTAACAGAAGGTAAACAAATACAGAATCAGGAAAAAAGAAACCTAAAAATGGGAAACTACAACTTCTGTAACGGAAGAGTCAGTTAGTAGTACGGCACCGATTTCGATCTCACTCTCGTCCAaacgcgagagagagagataactaAGACAAACAAGTAGAAAGCAAAAATAATACGAAAATCAGTAGTAAATCAAAAAATCGAAGCAAGAACAGagttactttttaaaaatctaAGCTAAAACAGAGTCGATCAAAGGGGAAACATCAAACATACTGGCCACAATTTGTTGAATTTGCAAATAAAGCTCCAGaacagaaaattttcaaacaagaGAGATGGATCTCTCTCCAAGACACTAATCTAATCAATGGCACTCGGAACGATTATTCAAGAACGTGAATAGAAATGTCACACTTACCGAGTACTTGCTCGGCCGAGAATCTCTTGGAGACGTCCTTTGAAAGCATCTTCCGCAGAAGATCCTTTGCCGCCGGGGAAACGGAGTAAAAGATCCGAGTCGGAAAGCGGAGATTGCCACGAAGCACCGCCTCAAAGATCTCAGCCGCAGAATCACCATAAAAAGGTGGGATTCCGGCCAACAGTATGTACAAAATAACACCCGCACTCCAAATGTCCACCTTCTCACTGTAATCCCTCCCAGAAAGCACCTCAGGCGCAACATAGTAAGGCGTCCCAACTATCCCCCTCATAGGTAATCCGTCGTGAAAGATCTCAGCAGATCCAAAATCAGCCAGCTTCAACCGGTTCCGACTGTCAAAGAGTATGTTATCAGGCTTAATGTCACGATGAGCAACACCTCTCCGGTGACAATGAGCGATTGCCTCCATTAAAGGCACCATAATAGCAGCAGCTTCGACGTCAGAGAAAATACGGTTGGAGATACGATCGTAGAAGTCGGAAGAATCGCAGAGCTCCATAACGATGTCAAGATAAGCTTCATCTTCGTAAACATCGACGATTTCAACAATGTTAGGGTTTCCGCTGAGAAGTTGCATGATCTTGGATTCTTTCTCGACGCATTCTCGATCAACGGAGTCAGTGAGGAGACGCTTGTCGATAGATTTCAAGGCGAAGAACTCGCCGGTTGCAGGAAAGAAGCACCGGAAAACGGTACCGAATCTTCCCTGACCGATCTCTTCGCAAACCTGGTAGACTCTCTTCAATCCTTCGCTCATCTCCCAATGTTTCGTTTCTTCTCTGTAACGTACTAAAACTTAAACTGTCTTGTttggaagagaaaggaaggctGCTCTGGGCATttatagaagaagagaaaattatttATATTCCTGTTTTGcccctttctttttaaaaaaaagggcatgAGTTTCACTTCACACTAGGGGAGCATAAGATGATGTGAGGGTGATGTTTGGACTACCGGATCTCCTGAATGGTTAAGTTAAGAGATAAAAAACATCTAGAAGAttattacaaaacaaaaaaatttctagAAGATTTGTGTTATTTAACGGCTGGATTAAGAGATGAAGGGCTTTCAAAGACCAACTCTTCTGCCAAATCGTTTTTAAGGTATTTGTCTTGTTTTTCTTCCCctcattttttttccatgatTCATGCTAAGGGAGGTtgttcggttttttttttttttttttaattttaagttttataTGAAGAACACCATATAACGAAGATGAAGAATCAAGCAACCGTCTAGGGGGTGACAACATATATGGAGGACGGTTGGATAATAGTGGAGAGGGAGGCCGTCCACCTAACGGTGCAAGACATGGAGATCATCTGTACTGGTTGAGTACTGGTGCACATGGGGATAGACAATCGACACAAATTCGAAATGTCGGATTATATATATTTGAGCGTAAAAGTTGAAACTCTCTAATGTATGCATGttgggaggagggggggagaaATTATATCCTGCAATTCCTTGCCCGGtccaattccctagtgcctATACTAAAGGGGGGCGGACCCCATCTGGGCAGTGTTTGAACATGGACAGACTAGTCATTGTGGCCCCACTTATTAGGGCCTTAGGGGAACTGGACCGTAAAGAGAATTATCGAAGATAATGATCCTA includes these proteins:
- the LOC122641336 gene encoding phosphoenolpyruvate carboxylase kinase 1-like isoform X1, which translates into the protein MSEGLKRVYQVCEEIGQGRFGTVFRCFFPATGEFFALKSIDKRLLTDSVDRECVEKESKIMQLLSGNPNIVEIVDVYEDEAYLDIVMELCDSSDFYDRISNRIFSDVEAAAIMVPLMEAIAHCHRRGVAHRDIKPDNILFDSRNRLKLADFGSAEIFHDGLPMRGIVGTPYYVAPEVLSGRDYSEKVDIWSAGVILYILLAGIPPFYGDSAAEIFEAVLRGNLRFPTRIFYSVSPAAKDLLRKMLSKDVSKRFSAEQVLGHPWITSRGEATR